The Terriglobia bacterium genome includes a region encoding these proteins:
- a CDS encoding APC family permease, which yields MAEETAPKSQLRRAMGFWDVLLFNIAAVLGPRWIAAAAHNGTSSISLWVLAAVFFFLPTALIIIELSTRYPAEGGLYVWSKEAFGDFHGFVAGWAYWIYTFFYFPGLLTASVAMSVYIGGPKYAWLAGSPKYLLWASLGLLAIAVLFNIVGLDIGKWLQNAGGISTYVPLVMLVGIGTYLAMHRGSATHFSWPRLWPEWPPDIDKLNFWSSIAFAFTGMELVCAMSEEIREPHKTFPRAIYASTGLIAVIYVLGTMALLWLLPADQIDPRNGVFGGISFGSAALGIAWFGMLAALLVTVGNAGGVGATVAGVARVPFVAGIDHYLPAYFGKIHPKWKTPYISILIQAVISAAILVLSQINATVIGAYQFLVSMSVILYFIPFLYMYAAAIKLAHRSDRADGQAVLVPGGMPGIWIAGSLAFLITLGSMVLAAIPPGGENKALFEAKLVGCTVAFIGTGLILYWRGARNKARAATVQQV from the coding sequence ATGGCCGAGGAAACCGCTCCAAAATCACAGTTGCGCCGCGCCATGGGCTTCTGGGACGTGCTGTTGTTCAACATCGCCGCCGTGCTGGGCCCGCGCTGGATTGCCGCCGCCGCGCACAACGGTACTTCGTCCATCAGCCTGTGGGTGCTGGCCGCCGTGTTCTTCTTTCTGCCCACGGCGCTGATCATTATTGAGCTTTCCACACGCTATCCGGCGGAAGGCGGCCTTTACGTGTGGAGCAAAGAGGCGTTTGGCGACTTCCACGGCTTTGTGGCTGGCTGGGCGTACTGGATTTATACGTTCTTTTATTTCCCCGGACTGCTCACCGCCAGCGTGGCCATGTCTGTGTACATTGGCGGACCAAAGTATGCGTGGCTGGCGGGCAGCCCAAAATATTTACTCTGGGCGTCCCTGGGATTGCTGGCGATTGCGGTGCTGTTCAACATCGTTGGGCTCGATATCGGCAAATGGCTGCAGAATGCCGGCGGCATTTCCACGTACGTACCGCTGGTGATGCTGGTGGGCATTGGAACTTACCTGGCCATGCATCGCGGCAGCGCGACGCATTTTTCCTGGCCGCGGCTCTGGCCGGAATGGCCGCCTGATATCGACAAGCTGAATTTCTGGTCGAGCATTGCGTTTGCTTTTACCGGCATGGAACTGGTCTGCGCCATGAGTGAAGAGATCCGCGAGCCCCACAAGACTTTTCCTCGCGCCATCTATGCCTCCACCGGACTGATTGCCGTGATTTACGTTCTGGGCACCATGGCGCTACTCTGGCTTTTGCCGGCGGATCAGATTGATCCCCGCAACGGAGTGTTTGGCGGCATCAGCTTTGGCTCCGCCGCGCTGGGGATCGCCTGGTTTGGAATGCTCGCGGCTTTGCTGGTGACGGTCGGCAACGCTGGAGGCGTAGGCGCGACGGTGGCCGGCGTTGCGCGCGTGCCGTTTGTCGCCGGAATCGATCATTACTTGCCTGCGTATTTCGGCAAGATCCACCCCAAATGGAAGACTCCATATATTTCCATCCTGATTCAAGCCGTGATCTCGGCGGCGATCCTTGTGCTTTCACAGATCAACGCCACGGTCATCGGTGCGTATCAATTTCTGGTTTCCATGTCAGTGATTCTCTACTTCATTCCCTTCCTTTATATGTACGCGGCGGCCATTAAGCTTGCTCATCGGTCTGACCGCGCCGACGGACAAGCCGTGCTGGTTCCGGGCGGCATGCCAGGAATCTGGATTGCCGGCTCACTCGCGTTTCTGATTACGCTGGGTTCAATGGTGCTGGCGGCGATCCCTCCCGGCGGAGAGAACAAAGCTCTGTTTGAAGCCAAACTTGTTGGCTGCACCGTGGCATTCATAGGCACCGGCTTGATTCTTTACTGGCGCGGCGCAAGAAACAAAGCAAGGGCTGCAACCGTGCAACAGGTATAG
- a CDS encoding N-acetylmuramoyl-L-alanine amidase yields the protein MKTFVGCAPVNFRRGRPAGFKPEAIVIHIGEGSLRSIDMQFSDPNARVSAHYCVSKSGDIHQYVDEKDTAYHAGTIDKPEWSGLKPGSAPGTFINPNFYTIGIEHEGFADDQWPDTQLAASAALVGEIAQRWSIPLDQDHVIRHHQIRFLKSCPGNVIAIPTILARIPAAAPVAPSAPTSVKTVSNVRLRSGSPSLAAPVLRVIPAQTQVQVVAVFLGDTVNGNNRWYSDGTGNFLWAGGTDQP from the coding sequence ATGAAAACATTCGTCGGTTGCGCCCCGGTAAACTTCCGGCGCGGACGGCCAGCGGGTTTCAAGCCGGAAGCCATCGTCATCCACATTGGTGAAGGCAGCCTGCGCAGCATTGATATGCAGTTCAGCGATCCCAACGCCAGGGTCTCCGCGCATTACTGCGTCAGCAAAAGCGGCGACATTCACCAGTACGTTGACGAAAAGGACACCGCGTATCATGCCGGAACCATTGACAAGCCGGAATGGTCCGGACTGAAGCCGGGCAGCGCGCCGGGAACTTTTATCAACCCGAATTTCTATACCATTGGCATTGAGCATGAAGGTTTTGCCGACGACCAGTGGCCGGATACCCAGCTTGCCGCCAGCGCCGCGCTGGTGGGCGAAATCGCCCAGCGCTGGAGCATTCCGCTGGACCAGGACCACGTGATTCGCCACCACCAGATACGCTTTCTCAAGTCCTGTCCTGGCAACGTCATCGCCATTCCCACCATTCTGGCGCGCATTCCCGCGGCGGCGCCCGTGGCTCCATCAGCGCCCACCAGCGTCAAAACCGTCAGCAATGTGCGGCTGCGCAGCGGATCTCCATCACTGGCTGCGCCCGTGCTGCGCGTTATTCCGGCCCAGACGCAGGTCCAGGTCGTCGCCGTTTTCCTCGGTGATACCGTGAACGGCAACAACCGCTGGTATTCCGACGGCACGGGAAACTTCCTCTGGGCGGGCGGAACGGACCAGCCGTAA